CTCATAGCTTCCATAAGCGTACCGTTCAAGATCTCCTCGGCACTTTTTTCCTTTAACGCTTCTTCGAGAGCGGGTATGATATTTACCTTGTCCCTGTCAAAGACGCATTTTTCTACGGATACCCGACAGGCAAGATCGGAAGAGGATACTGATCTTTCGGATCCCTTCCTATCCTGGTAACGCTCTAGTAACCTCTGCAAGGCGTCTTCCTTCTTCATGAAGATGAGGTCCTCGCAAATAGCGGCATCGTCCTTATCGATATCTTCGTACTTTACGTATTCCATGGGGTTGACAATAGCGTAATCCAGCCCCGCCTGGACCGCATGGTGAAGGAATACCATATTAAGCTTTTTCCGCGCCTCTTTAGGGAGCCCAAATGATATGTTGCTGACACCTAATATGGTAGCGGCTCCGGGACACTTCTTTTTAAAGACCCTTATCGCCTCGATAGTATCCATAGCGGAACTCGCGTATTCTTTTTCTCCCGTCCCCAGCGTGAACGTCAAGAGATCATAAAGCAGCCTACGGGGATGTATCCCGTGTCCGTTGACCGCCATATCATACAACCTCGAAGCCACGGATACTTTCTTCTCCACGGTCTTTGCCATACCATCTTTGTCGATGGACAGGTTAACGACAAAGGCACCGTGCTTCTGGGCCAGGCTAAAAACACGATCCGCTCTCCCCCCTCCATCCTCAAGGTTCACGGAATTTATAAAAGCCGTGCCGGGATACGATTCGAGCGCACCCTTAAGGACATCCTCATCCGTCGAATCTATCATAAGCGGTGTATCCACGCTTTCGGCAAGACGCTTTACTATGCGAGAAGCGTCTTCTTTTTCCGTATCCCGCTCGGTAAGCACGGCGCATACATCCAATATATCGGCGCCGGACCTTTCCTGCGACTTGCCAAGTTCGACCAGCCCGTCCATATCCTTCTCAATGAACATCCTTTTGGCGGCTTTCGAGCCCTGGGTATTTATCCTTTCCCCGACTTTTATAGGCCGATCCATCATGTCAACATCATAGCCACGGTAGGACCCCGCGCAGAACACGCGTGTCCGCGTATCCTTCGGTTTACGTCTTTTCAACTCTTTGCGAATGGCCTTTATGTGAAGCGGGGTCGTTCCACAACACCCGCCTATCAGGTCTATCCTGTACTTTTCGAGGAATCCCGCCAATATCGCGGCCATCTCGTCCGGGCCAAGAGGATAAACAGTACACCCGTCACGTTCCACGGGCAGGCCCGCGTTCGGTATACATGATATACTTACCGGACAGTTGTCGCTGAGGAACTTGATATGCGATTCCATTTCCACCGGCCCCGTACTACAGTTTATACCTACTGACGCTGCTCCGAGAGCGCTCATTACGGCCATGACCGCGGACACCTCGGTACCCAGCAGCATCCGCCCGTTGTTCGACAACGTACATTGCGCCAATATCGGAAGGTCTTTCCTCCTATCGCTCAATGCCGTGCGTATCCCAGCATAAGCGGCCTTCATCTCCAGGAGGTCCTGGGATGTCTCGATAAGAACGGCATCCGCGCCACCGTCAATTATTCCCCGGGCCTGTTCGGCAAAAACTTCCGCCAGCCGCGCGTAACTGATGTTCCCTATTGTCGGATCACTCGACGATGGGAGTTTGCCCGTCGGTCCGATAGACCCTACGACAAACCTGCCATGGGAAGGCGACGAATGTTCATCTGCGGCTTTACGCGCCAGAAGCGTGGCGCTCCTATTTATATCATAAACTTCTTTTTCCAGGCCATAATCGGCGAGCTTAAGGTAGTTGGCCCCGAAAGTGTTGGTTTCCACAGCGTCGGCCCCTGACGCGAAATAATCATTATGTATACGGGATACCAACCCGGGGCTGGATATTGAAAGATAGTCCATACACCCGGTCCTTCCTCCGAACATGGCCTCATCCAGCCCGATCGAAGCCGCGTATGTGCCGAACGCCCCATCCAGGAGAATGATCTCTCTCCTCATCTTATCCGCGAACGTAATGCTCATTTTTTTAATACTCTTTCTACCGCGGAGTCTTTTATCCACGCGGATTTCCCGTCAGAACGCCTTGCCCTGACCCATCCGTCCTTACTGTTGATTATATTCACCTTCATACCTTCGTTCAGGGTGAAGAATTTGGTGGCCGAATCAAATGGCCCGTATAGCGCCTCTACCGCCGGGACCATGACAATAGCGGACGTTCTCTCGTTCACCGCTTTATGCCAGGCCAGGAAGACATTAAAAACAAGTATTATGGAGAAACATATCAAAATTGTCCTGTGATATCGTGTAACCATCCTCCCCGTTACACCTATAGCCAAAAGAACAAGGATCACTATCATGGAAACGGACGCCACAATGGTCATCTGGTCCACGCTTAATGTTCTCTCATACACCCGTAAAGGCGTCCAGTTCCACACTCCTTTTTCCGGCACTACCTTAGCTTTTATATCGGACCTGGCGAACCTGTAATTTGCTCGTATATCAGCATCTCTTGGATCCAACGCTAACGCCCTCTCATAGTTAAGGATGGCCTTGCCCAGATTTCCCGATTTGAAATATGCCCCCGCCAGGTTGTAATATATGTTAGGGCTTTTCTTCCCGGAGGACAGTATCTTCTCGTATCCGGCTATCGCCCCGGACCAATCAGCCTGTTCATACTTATCGTTAGCGGACGAGAAAAGTTCGGCCGTTGTCTCCGCCAGGCCTCTACCGGCGGTCAACATCAAAATAGCCAGAGATAGTACGATCATCTTCTTCATATCTTTATCTTCTCCAGATATACCAGTAATTTTTTGGTTTTTTCAAGTGTTTCCCGGCCATCCTTTTTATCCGGATCGAACGCCGCGTATCTGGCCATTTCGCACTTGGCTAGCACCTCTCCGAGCATGGATATTATTTCGCCACCCTTTTGAGTTCCTTCCACCCTGGCCCTCACGGCATCGACCGTTACATTACCCTTAGGCAGGTCAAGCTTACCCGACACGTATTCTCCAAGCGCCTTGGTAAGAGTATCATAGAACAACTCCATATCGCCTTTCTTCAGATAGGATTCGGCTTTCGAGATACCTTTCTTGGCTTTTCCCGGGGCCTTGGTAAAACGGGCATATTTCTTGTCGGTACGCATTTTCTCGCTTTTGCGGTATGCCCCAAAAAATATACCGAACAGGACAAGCACAAGTAAGTGCCCGGGCAAAAATAATGGGTTCCTGTATAGATATCCGCCTATCGGGCTTACTTCCCCGGTATCATCCTTGATATGTATGATATCCTGCCCTATTTTTTCCTGCGGGTAGAATACCTGTTCTTTACCCGAAAGCGTTACCATCTTTACACTGTTCTCGGTCCCGGACGGTTTCATTACCGAGATCGGGAAAGGTCCCTTCTTTATGGTCTTGTATCTGCCTGAAGCGGGATTAAAAAAGCTGAAAGAGACCTCGGGTATTTCAGTTACTTTGTCGCTCTTAGGTATTATTACTTGTTCGTATACTTTCTTGTTCGTTTCCCTGGAAACATCCGGTTCATATGTCTTAAGGTCGTCCGTAATGTTAACACTGGGAGAAGTGACCGTATCCATGTTCCCGGAACCGGAGATAATGGTCTTTAATACCACGGGATCCCCGACATTGACTTTGATGGGATCTATGGACGCATCCATATCGAAATACCCTACAGCGCCCTTAAAGTCCAACGGCTTACCTTCAGACGGGAAAGGTAATACCGACACATTAAGCCCTTTCGACTCGAGTTCCACTGGATAAACATCATATCCGCCAAAAGCACTATCGAAGAAATCGTCATTAAAAACGCTCATGCCGAACAGGGAGGATCTTCTGCGCGAGACCTGTTTCCTCACCAGCATTTTGCAATTAAGCCTGGCCGGACCGATCTCATATTCCCCTTCTTTTATGGCGAAGATGTTCTGCCTGAAAACAAGTACTTCATATCTACGTCCGCCCACTGTCTCCTGGGTCCTTTGCGGCTCATTGAAATCCTCCCCGGAAAAACCTTCATGAGCATAAGCCGGGAATTCTATATCCCTCAGGCCCACTCCATCCACGTAAAGTTTTATGGTGAGTATCGCCGATTCGTTGACATAAAGGCTGTTCTTGTCTATGCTCATGGAAAGGAATATATTATCACCGGTATAAGCGGGTACGGAGGTAGCGTCCGGGACACTGGACATCGGGGGTTGTCCGGCCTGCTGGGTCACGGCGGGTTTACCCGTTATGGAGAGGTCGAGCGCCGGAGCTTCATATACCTTACCTCCCTGTTCGGCCCGGAACGGGCCTATTTTATAAGTGCCTTCCCTGCGTGGAAAGACCAGATACGTATGTGTGATCGATCGTGACATCTTCCCGTTCACAATGGTCATGCTGGTGGTCGGTCCTATGTACTTTATGTTAAGACCATCCACCTGCGGGATATCAGGCGCGTCCACATCCTGCGCTCCCCTGAACTCCAGGTAAAGGTATAGGGGGTTACCGACCGAAGCCGTGCTTCTCTCTATCCTGGCGTTGAAGGCCATTCCCTCTTGTGCCCATCCCGGCAGGACATGGCCCAACAGAAAAACGAATATCAGCGATAATAACCGTGCTTTTTTCATCACACCTCTTGATCCACCGTAAGTATTCTCCTATCCAAGACCCTCTTATATCATCGCTACCAATCCCTGACGACCGGAGGGCTCCCGGACCTGCGTGCTTTCTTTTCCTCCGCCCGCATCCTGGACTCTTCTTCTTCCTGTGACCTGAGCAGCATCTCGGCCTCGTCCCTGGTCATCCTGCCTTCGGACCCAAATCCTTCCGAGGACTGCTCTTGCTGGTCTTGCCCGTTATCATTACCCGACCCAGCTCCGGGCTGGGGGCCTTCTTCTTCATCCCGGTTTTCCTCATTTTTATTCTGCTGTTGCCCACCGGACTGTCGCTGGTCTTCCTGGTCCTTCTGCTGTTGCTGGTCCTGCTGATCCTGCTGCTCTTCCTGGTCCTTCTGCTGTTGCTGGTCCTGCTGATCCTTCTGCTTTTCCTGGTTCTTCTGCTGTTGCTGGTCCTGCTGATCGTTCTGCTTTTCCTGGTTCTTCTTCTGTTGCTGGTCCTGCTGATCCTGCTGCTTTTCCTGGTCCTTCTGCTGTTGCTGATCCTGTTGCTGGCTCTCTAACGTTTCTATTTTTTTACGTGTATACTCAAAATTGAATTTAGCGTCCATATCCTCCGGAGCCAGTTCAACAGCTCTTTTAAAATATTCCAGGGATTCCTTATACCCGGCTATAGCCTTTGCCGGCGAGCTTTTTTCGGCCTTCTCCGCCTGGCGATATCGTGAATTTCCTATGTTGTATATAGCCTTGTCCTCTATCTTTTCATCTCCGGCTGACATGGATCCAAGGAACGCTTTTTCCGCCTCCCCGTATTTACCCTCTTTATACAAGACCGCGCCACGGTTGTACTCTATACCAGGCTGGTCCTTCCCGCTTGAAATAGCTTTATCGTATTCCTTGAGCGCTTCTTCATATTTCTCATCTTTATATAACCGGTCAGCCCTGCCCAGATCACCGCCGGCAAAACACAACCCCGCGTGCATACACACCATAAGCGCGCACAGGTATATGGTGGACGTAATAGACCTTCTCATTTTACCCTCTATATCTTCAATTGACGATGTTTTTTCTTCTGTCTCCCAGGAACACCTCTATCAAAAGCAGGAACCCGGCGATAAATAACGGCAGCTGGAACCTTTCATAATAGCGTTTTTCCATCCTACTCTTGAATTCCTCTTTTTCAAGCCCGGCAAGTTTTTTCTCGTATATAAGGTCCAGCCCGAACTCCGCCCCGGTAGCTCTTACATACATACCTCCCGTCTGAAGGGCTATTGACTGAAGCACGTCCTCCCTGAGACGGGTCTTGACCACATTACCTTCCATATCCTTAAGAAAAGATGTCTTGCCCGTACCCGCGTCCCGGACAGGAACAAGTTCCCCTTCTTCCGAGCCGATACCCACACAATATATGTTGATCCCGGCCACCTTGGCTTTTTGCACGGCTTTATCGACACCACCCTCAAGGTCCTCTCCGTCGGTTATGATTATCAGTATCTTATTCTCTTTTTTCTCCTTCTCATAACTTTCGATGGCTTTATATATCGCCTCCGAGATGGATGTTCCCCCCATCGGTATCGTATCTACACTTATATCATCAAGCGCCAGCAGGAACCCGTCATAGTCAATGGTCAAAGGGCATTGAAGAAAAGCCGACCCTGAAAAAGCTATAAGCCCCAACCTGTCACCCTTGAGTTTCTTGACCATATCCTTGACAGCCAGTTTGGCACGCTCCAACCGGTTAGGCCTTACGTCTTCAGCGAGCATACTTTTCGAGGTATCCAGCGCTATTATTATATCTATGCCCTGTTTTTTCACTTCCTTCCATTCGAATCCCCATTGGGGACGCATAAGCGCCATCGCGATGAAAAATAACGCGGCAAGTTTTATGATATCCTTTCTTTTCCGGCGCGAATTGTCATATGAAGCGGCTATTTCAGCTAAAAGACCTTTTTCGGCGAAACGTTCCAGCGTGCTCTTCCTGCGGCCGGAAGAAAGAATAAAGAACACCGCTACCGCCGGTAACAGCCATAAAAGAACACTCATTTGCGGCGCGCCGAACATCATGTTAAGGTAACCTCCTGAATAAAGTATCGGACAATATTATCTCCGCCAGGAAGAGCGCCAAAGCCGGGACCAGTAGATACGGGAACAACTCCTTGAAAATGTTGAACCCGGTCTCTTCTATCGGGGTCTTCTCCAGCTTATCTATCTCATCATATATGCGTTCCAGTGATTCCGTATCGGTCGCCCTGTAATATTTACCGCCGGTAACATCCGCTATTTCCCCGAGAAGCTCTTCATCTATCTCGACCTCCATAGGTCGTAAGACCGTATTCCCGAACCTGTCTTCCACAGGATAGGGGGCCATCCCCCTGGTCCCGGCGCCTATCGTGTACACCCTGACACCTAATGCCTTGGCGGCTTCAGCGGCTACCATCGGGGATATTGTCCCGGCGTTGTTCCGTCCATCGGTAAGCAATATCACGATCTTCTGCTTTGTCTTGGTATCCTTCAACCGGTTAAGCGCGGCGCTTATAGCCGAACCTATCGCGGTACCGTCCTTCATCATGCCTATCTGTACCCTGTCCAGGTTCTCCTCAAGCCAATTATGGTCGAGTGTAAGAGGACAGACCGTGTACGCCAGGCCCGCGAAAGCGACCAGGCCTATCCTGTCGTTCGGCCTTCTCTGCACAAAAGAATCAACTACCTTTTTGACCACTTCAAGCCGGTCAACCCGGCGCTTGTTGATCTCGAAATCCATAGCGCGCATACTCGTTGAGGTATCCACCGCCAGCACGATATCGATACCTTCCACGTATATATGTGTCTCTTCCAGTATGGTTTGGGGCCGGGAACCGGCGGCTAGCACAAGTATTATGGCCAGGAGTCTGAGATGCCGGACCTTAGCGCTTAATCTGCTCCTCAGCGTGGGCTTTATCCCGCCGATCACCGTGTTGTTGGAGAACCTGATAAAGCTCCTTTTCCCGGAACGCATATGGTCAAGCACCAGATACAGGGCTATGACCGGGGGTATGGATAAAAGGACAAGGGGAGAAGCCAGACGCATCATGCCGTTCCCCTTTCTTCTTCCTCACCCTTTTTTGTCTGGTCCACAAGGTCCATGGCTGACTTGAAACTGTCTATTATATCGATAGGCCTAGGGGCGAATTTCGCGAACTTTACCATATCACAATGCGAAAGGAACTCCTTTAGAAGACGCTTGTGTTCCGGGAACAGGTCATCCGTATTTTTCAAGAATGAAAGGAACTCTTCCGTTGTCATTTCAGGGGCCTTGTACGAGAAACGCGCCTCCAGGTACCGCCTTATTATATCGGATAACTCGGTATAATATTCGTCCACGAATCCCTTCGATGGAAGCTCCTTTGCTTTCAGTTCCTCCAGCCTCTTATACGCTCTCTCATGCGGAGGCATGATATTGTCCAAACTGGCCTCACGCAATACGACCCGGAAGCGCCTTATTGCTGCGCGTAGCGCCAATGCCGCGAGTACTGATACAACGAGCAATACCGATACAAGAAGAAAATAGTTCCTGAACACGATAAGTCCCTTGATATCCCGTATATCCTTGCTGTCCGGCAGTAGTGTGGTCTGGACATCAATATCCAGACCGGCGGATGAGGTCTCATTCCACTTGTCAGCACCCTTTGCCCGGTATCTTACTTTTACGGAAGGGATATGGTACTTACCCGCGGCAAAGCTCCTGAGCACATAAACATATCCGGGGACTTTGCCCCATAAAGGACCTTCTTTTTCCGGATATGCCCTTACGAGCTCCATACCTTCCGGCATACCAATCTTCTCGGGGAATTCCACATCCATCTTTTTCCCTCCGGGAAAGAAGACCTCGAGCCTGACATCGTCCCCGATGAATATATCCTCTTTCGAGAGCCTGACATCAAGATCCGTACCGGTCTTCCCCTGGCAAAAAGATATCCCGCAGCATAAAACGACCAACAGGCTCATGACCCCGCGTATAATGGCTTTACTACTCAGGCTTCCTATTTTTATCACGCTTACATACCTCTTTTATCGTCTGATAAACCGTTTTTCACGTGTCCTGAAAAACCTTATCAAAGGCTCAACATACGACCTGTCCGTGGACAACTCTATGTGGTCCACGTTCACCGACCTGAAAAGCCGGCGCGCGCGCTCCCTTATCTCACGGTTCTCCCTGCGGAACATATCCCTGACAGCGGGCGAAGACGTGTCTACGACCGCCCTTAGTCCGGTTTCGGCGTCCCGGAGCTCCAACAAGCCCGCGTTCGTAAGCTCGGCTTCCGACGGGTCTTCTACCGTAACGGCTATTACATCATGTTTTTTATTGGTTATCGAAAGTGTTTTCCGGAAATCATCTGAGTAGAAATCAGACACAAGAAAGACTATCGCCCGCCGGTGAGCCACTTTATTAAGATGGTTCAGGACCTTGTTTATATCGGTATGGGTCCCTGCTGGTCTATTATGCAATGCCTCCCTTATCACACGAAGCACGTGTTTCATTCCCTTACGGGGCGGCACGAACTTTTCGACCCTGTCCGTGAACGTGAGCATACCTACCTTGTCGTTGTTCTTTATGGCGGAGAATGCTATGACCGAACAAAGTTCCGCGGCAAGCTCACTTTTCATGCGTCCCCTTGTCCCGAACCGGCAGGACATGGACACATCAAGAAGGATCATTATGGTAAGTTCCCTCTCCTCCACGAATTTCTTGATATAAGGATGCCCCATGCGCGCCGTGACGTTCCAGTCTATTGAACGTATCTCGTCTCCCGGAGTGTATTCCCTGACCTCGTCGAACTCCATCCCCACGCCCTTGAACACACTCTGGTACTGACCAGCGAACACATCCGTTACTTTTCTCGAGGTAGTTATCTGTATCCGTCTTATCTTGCGTATGGTCTCTTTAGGTATCATAATGAGCTCCCCGCGCAAAAATGATCACTTTATGGTCCGATACGCGGACCGTTATGGTACTTCTATCTCGTCGAATATCTTTTTTACTATGTCTTCCGCGGTCTTGTCTTCCGCTTCGGCCTCATAACTCGGTATGACCCTGTGGCGCAGGACATCCGGCCCTATCGACTTAACATCCTGTGGGGTCACATATCCCCTGCGCTGCACGAAAGCGTAAGCTTTTGCCGCTATAGCCAGGTTTATACTGGCTCTCGGCGAAGCACCGTAATCGATCAGTCCCTCAAGGTCCTTGATCCCGTATTCGCCCGGGGTACGGGTAGCGAAGACTATATCAACGATGTATCTTTCTATTTTTTCGTCCATATATATCTCATTCACTACCTTTCTGGCCTCAAGTATCCTTTCCGGCGATACTACGGGCTTTACGTCTATATGCCTGTCCGTGTTGGCCATCCGTTTGAGTATCTTATGCTCCTCCTCTTTGGAGGGGTAGCCGATATTTATCTTCAGCATGAACCTGTCTACCTGGGCCTCGGGCAAGGGATATGTACCCTCCTGCTCTATCGGGTTCTGTGTGGCCAGCACCAGGAAAGGTTCTTCAAGTTTGTACGTGTTCTCACCTATGGTCACCTGCTTTTCCTGCATAGCTTCCAGAAGTGCGCTTTGGACTTTCGCGGGCGCCCTGTTTATCTCATCGGCAAGTATTATGTTAGAGAATATAGGGCCTTTTTTAGTGGTGAAAGTACCGTCCTTGGGACTATAGACCAATGTACCGATAAGGTCCGCGGGCAAAAGGTCCGGCGTGAATTGGAGTCTCTGGAACTTTGTGCTTATGGCGGAGGACAGCACCCTCACCGAGAGGGTCTTGGCCAGTCCAGGGACCCCTTCTATCAATACATGGCCGTTGGCGAGAAGCCCGACCATTAACCTCTGTATGAGGTAATCCTGTCCGACTATCACTTTACGTATCTCGGCAAGTAGTTCATCAACAAAAAGACTTTCATTCTGTACTTTTTCGTTTATTGCTGTTATGCCCTGGGACATCTCAACCTCCTTGCTTATATTTTTACAGTATAATATTGATACTATACAACAAATAAAAACCTTTTTCAAGAAGACGTGTTAACGACTATTTTTATTTACGTTAATATTATTGAGAGAAGAAGTTACGGACTTCAGAGGCATCCCGTACCAGCCGGCAACCGGGTATGCCGTTAAGGAACCTCGACCCAT
This genomic stretch from Candidatus Omnitrophota bacterium harbors:
- a CDS encoding homocysteine S-methyltransferase family protein gives rise to the protein MSITFADKMRREIILLDGAFGTYAASIGLDEAMFGGRTGCMDYLSISSPGLVSRIHNDYFASGADAVETNTFGANYLKLADYGLEKEVYDINRSATLLARKAADEHSSPSHGRFVVGSIGPTGKLPSSSDPTIGNISYARLAEVFAEQARGIIDGGADAVLIETSQDLLEMKAAYAGIRTALSDRRKDLPILAQCTLSNNGRMLLGTEVSAVMAVMSALGAASVGINCSTGPVEMESHIKFLSDNCPVSISCIPNAGLPVERDGCTVYPLGPDEMAAILAGFLEKYRIDLIGGCCGTTPLHIKAIRKELKRRKPKDTRTRVFCAGSYRGYDVDMMDRPIKVGERINTQGSKAAKRMFIEKDMDGLVELGKSQERSGADILDVCAVLTERDTEKEDASRIVKRLAESVDTPLMIDSTDEDVLKGALESYPGTAFINSVNLEDGGGRADRVFSLAQKHGAFVVNLSIDKDGMAKTVEKKVSVASRLYDMAVNGHGIHPRRLLYDLLTFTLGTGEKEYASSAMDTIEAIRVFKKKCPGAATILGVSNISFGLPKEARKKLNMVFLHHAVQAGLDYAIVNPMEYVKYEDIDKDDAAICEDLIFMKKEDALQRLLERYQDRKGSERSVSSSDLACRVSVEKCVFDRDKVNIIPALEEALKEKSAEEILNGTLMEAMRKVGEALDRGDTVLPFVLQSAEVMRKAIEHLKVYMPKGTSGEKGKILLATVFGDVHDIGKNLVKMILENNGFTVIDLGKQVPVDVIIREAVKNKVDAVGLSALLVSTARYMRTCVQAMHDAGLHYPVMIGGAPTNEKFAREIEVLSDGTRYPGGVFYSRDAFTGLRIVRALMDGGMELSADVKGRTSPGRSTTVPSTGVPRAEVEGKKAPEVLTGNDIPEPPFYGTRVLANIPLDEVFTYLDEKMVFNAAWGSYLADKGRRNELLDKEYRSMLKELKEESVRKGWLDMKAVYGYFECVVNGTVMDVMDGLGRPAEKIDFSVAGGRSIAGYFHPRDIVAFQAVTLGSKISEAIKAMQDSGDGTRSFLLHGMSVHLAEALAEYVHSRIRKELGLSEDQGRRYSPGYALWPELEDQKKIFKLLEIERNLDIHLTEACLMVPEQSTTAIIVHNPKAEY
- a CDS encoding VWA domain-containing protein; the encoded protein is MMRLASPLVLLSIPPVIALYLVLDHMRSGKRSFIRFSNNTVIGGIKPTLRSRLSAKVRHLRLLAIILVLAAGSRPQTILEETHIYVEGIDIVLAVDTSTSMRAMDFEINKRRVDRLEVVKKVVDSFVQRRPNDRIGLVAFAGLAYTVCPLTLDHNWLEENLDRVQIGMMKDGTAIGSAISAALNRLKDTKTKQKIVILLTDGRNNAGTISPMVAAEAAKALGVRVYTIGAGTRGMAPYPVEDRFGNTVLRPMEVEIDEELLGEIADVTGGKYYRATDTESLERIYDEIDKLEKTPIEETGFNIFKELFPYLLVPALALFLAEIILSDTLFRRLP
- a CDS encoding VWA domain-containing protein; this encodes MMFGAPQMSVLLWLLPAVAVFFILSSGRRKSTLERFAEKGLLAEIAASYDNSRRKRKDIIKLAALFFIAMALMRPQWGFEWKEVKKQGIDIIIALDTSKSMLAEDVRPNRLERAKLAVKDMVKKLKGDRLGLIAFSGSAFLQCPLTIDYDGFLLALDDISVDTIPMGGTSISEAIYKAIESYEKEKKENKILIIITDGEDLEGGVDKAVQKAKVAGINIYCVGIGSEEGELVPVRDAGTGKTSFLKDMEGNVVKTRLREDVLQSIALQTGGMYVRATGAEFGLDLIYEKKLAGLEKEEFKSRMEKRYYERFQLPLFIAGFLLLIEVFLGDRRKNIVN
- a CDS encoding BatD family protein, which produces MKKARLLSLIFVFLLGHVLPGWAQEGMAFNARIERSTASVGNPLYLYLEFRGAQDVDAPDIPQVDGLNIKYIGPTTSMTIVNGKMSRSITHTYLVFPRREGTYKIGPFRAEQGGKVYEAPALDLSITGKPAVTQQAGQPPMSSVPDATSVPAYTGDNIFLSMSIDKNSLYVNESAILTIKLYVDGVGLRDIEFPAYAHEGFSGEDFNEPQRTQETVGGRRYEVLVFRQNIFAIKEGEYEIGPARLNCKMLVRKQVSRRRSSLFGMSVFNDDFFDSAFGGYDVYPVELESKGLNVSVLPFPSEGKPLDFKGAVGYFDMDASIDPIKVNVGDPVVLKTIISGSGNMDTVTSPSVNITDDLKTYEPDVSRETNKKVYEQVIIPKSDKVTEIPEVSFSFFNPASGRYKTIKKGPFPISVMKPSGTENSVKMVTLSGKEQVFYPQEKIGQDIIHIKDDTGEVSPIGGYLYRNPLFLPGHLLVLVLFGIFFGAYRKSEKMRTDKKYARFTKAPGKAKKGISKAESYLKKGDMELFYDTLTKALGEYVSGKLDLPKGNVTVDAVRARVEGTQKGGEIISMLGEVLAKCEMARYAAFDPDKKDGRETLEKTKKLLVYLEKIKI
- a CDS encoding tetratricopeptide repeat protein, whose product is MRRSITSTIYLCALMVCMHAGLCFAGGDLGRADRLYKDEKYEEALKEYDKAISSGKDQPGIEYNRGAVLYKEGKYGEAEKAFLGSMSAGDEKIEDKAIYNIGNSRYRQAEKAEKSSPAKAIAGYKESLEYFKRAVELAPEDMDAKFNFEYTRKKIETLESQQQDQQQQKDQEKQQDQQDQQQKKNQEKQNDQQDQQQQKNQEKQKDQQDQQQQKDQEEQQDQQDQQQQKDQEDQRQSGGQQQNKNEENRDEEEGPQPGAGSGNDNGQDQQEQSSEGFGSEGRMTRDEAEMLLRSQEEEESRMRAEEKKARRSGSPPVVRDW
- a CDS encoding MoxR family ATPase; its protein translation is MSQGITAINEKVQNESLFVDELLAEIRKVIVGQDYLIQRLMVGLLANGHVLIEGVPGLAKTLSVRVLSSAISTKFQRLQFTPDLLPADLIGTLVYSPKDGTFTTKKGPIFSNIILADEINRAPAKVQSALLEAMQEKQVTIGENTYKLEEPFLVLATQNPIEQEGTYPLPEAQVDRFMLKINIGYPSKEEEHKILKRMANTDRHIDVKPVVSPERILEARKVVNEIYMDEKIERYIVDIVFATRTPGEYGIKDLEGLIDYGASPRASINLAIAAKAYAFVQRRGYVTPQDVKSIGPDVLRHRVIPSYEAEAEDKTAEDIVKKIFDEIEVP
- a CDS encoding DUF58 domain-containing protein translates to MIPKETIRKIRRIQITTSRKVTDVFAGQYQSVFKGVGMEFDEVREYTPGDEIRSIDWNVTARMGHPYIKKFVEERELTIMILLDVSMSCRFGTRGRMKSELAAELCSVIAFSAIKNNDKVGMLTFTDRVEKFVPPRKGMKHVLRVIREALHNRPAGTHTDINKVLNHLNKVAHRRAIVFLVSDFYSDDFRKTLSITNKKHDVIAVTVEDPSEAELTNAGLLELRDAETGLRAVVDTSSPAVRDMFRRENREIRERARRLFRSVNVDHIELSTDRSYVEPLIRFFRTREKRFIRR
- a CDS encoding tetratricopeptide repeat protein, with the protein product MKKMIVLSLAILMLTAGRGLAETTAELFSSANDKYEQADWSGAIAGYEKILSSGKKSPNIYYNLAGAYFKSGNLGKAILNYERALALDPRDADIRANYRFARSDIKAKVVPEKGVWNWTPLRVYERTLSVDQMTIVASVSMIVILVLLAIGVTGRMVTRYHRTILICFSIILVFNVFLAWHKAVNERTSAIVMVPAVEALYGPFDSATKFFTLNEGMKVNIINSKDGWVRARRSDGKSAWIKDSAVERVLKK